A DNA window from Bradyrhizobium barranii subsp. barranii contains the following coding sequences:
- a CDS encoding DUF1127 domain-containing protein, which translates to MSMIYQTTGLVQTADSQRRNVSVFRNCWNAFQEWRKWERLRRDLCSLSDQELKDIGITYGEIEYVASNRNTDPRGIRSVG; encoded by the coding sequence AGCATGATTTATCAGACAACGGGCTTGGTCCAGACGGCAGACTCCCAGCGACGCAATGTCAGCGTTTTCAGGAATTGCTGGAACGCTTTTCAAGAGTGGCGGAAATGGGAGCGCCTGCGGCGCGATCTTTGCAGCCTAAGTGATCAGGAACTGAAGGATATCGGGATTACGTATGGCGAGATCGAGTACGTGGCCTCGAACCGAAATACTGACCCGCGAGGCATACGATCGGTCGGATGA